The nucleotide sequence AATTGGCATGCCACTAATCTAAGCAAAACTGATCTTTCTTTTGCAGATGTGTGCAGAAAGATACACAGCAACTGAAGATTTACTGAAGCTTTCTGGTCGTCTTCGGCTGATAATGGCACAGGTTTTCATCCATTTATAAGGCTGAAAATAAGTTAATAGTTAGTACTACTGCTACAGTTatcaatgataaagttattatgtGTTTCACTTTCCTTAGGTTGACAAGGATGTGAAAGATGTATCGGCGAAGGCCGCAGTCCAatctgatgaagaggaagaagatgaaattGATGAAATGGTGTATGGTGAAGACGTGGATTTGTCTGAAAACAGTGACGATGATGCTGAGTAGAATCGCAGCATTGTTGGCATGTCTCCGAGAGACTTTTCGACTTTGTGTACGGTCAAGATGTATTTTTCAAGCTTAGAGCCCATAGTCAAGTTTGTAAAACGCGCAACGACGGAAGGTTACACTAATTTTGACAACAGGAGGTAATATCTGAAAGGCATTTTTGTATGGAAACTTATCCTATCTATGCATCCGAGAGACTTTGCGCATCCATGCATCTGAATTGCAGGAGCAACATCGAAACAGTGATTAATTTGCAGTTAAACGTCCCCCCTGGAATCCTAAGTCACTGCGTACTAGTACAAGTAAGAGAGTTCACACAGAACATGCATGCCAGATCGTAGTTCTACAggtaagactagtcacagtgggagtaacttaagcagtaacatcgagtccaactcattaaatttgcttatgtggcaatgagttaatgaggagagaggtagttatactaacttagctagttactgtaacatcataTGTCCCAATataatatgagtctataacctaataaatgaagatttgcatgttaccacacttatattactacccattatgaaggtagtaacatagtctagggatatgcgtatgttactagtgtatgttactccctcttttccggtttataagggtttataaggcttatctcaaaattttagtttttccattttataaggctggtcatagtggggagtaacttagactagtaacatgcatatgttactagtctatattactacctctaCAATGCATAGTattatagattagtatcataggtggtctcatttattgccatgcatgacacatagtagcatcacatttattatgttacggtatctacctatgttactataaccatctctctcttctttaattgcctgccacataaacATGTTTGTGAGtctcaagtgcatgatactacttatgttaccccactaTGGCCAGACTAAGGCttaatttggttgtttcccatcacatgttcagattccaaggtgcattaaatcattgcatgtaagtattaagagaaaattgaccaatgcatgtacttaatgcattgataaacgtaattttttgaggaaaacaagagcattaattaggtgcttttgcaaactacaaaaattatttcatcactcaccatctatcttgattggtgagatttttaaattgagccctataaaccgaaaaggagggagtactcaTCATTGTGGCTAGTCTAGCACACGAGGTTGCATGTCACTGATGGTCGCCGCTCGCGTCGTCGGCGTGCTGTATGCATTACTTCCACACCAACCCAAGTATCTATATCTTGCTTTTGGTTAGGAGACTAGGAGTCCGTCATTCTAATTCTTTAACTAAACATTCTGGAATAATTTGCTCACGCGGACCGTGGTGCCAATTGGACAACAGAGTCTTCTCCGTTAACTAAATATATTAAAAAAAGGGCATGCTTTCAGACCCTGCAATGATACTACCGTGTCATCCAATCTGGACAAACACGACCCTGGCTTGGCGCCTTCACCAGCCCCCACTACTCACCGCACCTATCCGTTCAAGCTTCACCAACCCCCGCCTTGGAGCCTCTATTTATGACGCTCACTTCCGTTCTCCAGGAAACCAAGCAGCCCAGTGCGCCATTACAACAGCCACAGCTCAACACATCATTTGCACTGGTCGTCCTTGATCATCACAGCAATGGCCTCCACCGACAGCTGGACCCACGAGATCGAATCGCCGGTCGCCGCACCGCGCCTCTTTCGCGCCGGCGTCATGGACTGGCACACACTAGCCCCCAAGCTCGCACCACACATCGTCGCCAGCGCCCACCCCGTTGAGGGCGAAGGCGACATCGGGAGCGTCAGGCAGTTCAACTTCAACTCAGGTACCATGCGTCACGCACAATTCATGCCAACTTCAGTCTGGTACACATCGTGGGTCAAAGCATAACACACAGTTGATCTTGCAGCCATGCCCTTCAGCCTCATGAAAGAGAGGCTCGAGTTCATCGACGCCGACAAGTGCGAGTGCAAGTCCACCCTCATCGAGGGCGGCGGCATCGGCACCGCCATCGAGACGGCCACCTCGCACATCAAGGTGGAGCCGGCGGCCAACGGTGGGAGTGTCGTTAAGGTGGAGTCGACCTACAAGCTGCTGCCGGGCGTGGAGGTGAACGATGAGATCACCAAGGCCAAGGAGTCTGTCACGGCCATCTTCAAGGCCGCCGAGGCCTACCTCGTCGCCAACCCGGACGCCTACAACTGAACCAGCTGAGAGGGAACACATATGGTTATGATTATGATTATGCTGTCCCTGGTATGATTTTTGTGTGCTTTTTTCCCGATCTAACAAAGCCGCTCCAATCGCAAGTAGTGACGCGGGAGCACTGAGCAGAGTGTGGACTTGACAAGTTAAAAAGGTCGTGTATTCAGTATTTGTAACTATCAAAGGGTGCCATGCTGTTGTTTGATGATGTTGTtgctgctggaatttagtctatattgGGGCAGCACAATAActgtttcagaaattcctaataaatcctagaggcccgcttagcccatttgtgcaaggcaagggatactactaaagtttagtcccacattgctagtttagagggagttggacctcttta is from Triticum aestivum cultivar Chinese Spring chromosome 1B, IWGSC CS RefSeq v2.1, whole genome shotgun sequence and encodes:
- the LOC123088354 gene encoding pathogenesis-related protein 1, whose protein sequence is MASTDSWTHEIESPVAAPRLFRAGVMDWHTLAPKLAPHIVASAHPVEGEGDIGSVRQFNFNSAMPFSLMKERLEFIDADKCECKSTLIEGGGIGTAIETATSHIKVEPAANGGSVVKVESTYKLLPGVEVNDEITKAKESVTAIFKAAEAYLVANPDAYN